In Myxococcus guangdongensis, one genomic interval encodes:
- a CDS encoding efflux RND transporter permease subunit, protein MLDHVILFSLRHRLFVVLAAVAVLLYGGWAVTRLPVDVFPDLNRPTVTVMTEAGGLSPEEVETLVTTPIETSMNGAPGVQRVRSSSGVGLSIVHVEFDWGTDIYLDRQLVSERLQVARERLPRDVAPHLTPVSSIMGEILLLGVQSEEGRTSPLELRSLADWVLRQRLLTIPGIAQVTVLGGGVKQFQVRVTPEKLLAFGLTFEDVERAAGLSQGNTTGGFVDKGGREFLVRNLARSASVEDLRSTVVAMRDGVPVRLSQVAEVDVGPAVKRGDGGMNGRPAVILAVQKQPGASTLALTEQVDLAVKELRSTLPSDVRVEMLFRQADFIQAAIGNVVEALRDGALLVVVVLFLFLVNLRTTAITLTAIPLSFVITALVMKAFGLSINTLTLGGLAVAVGELVDDAIVDVENVYRRLRENRTKEQPEPVLRVIYLASSEVRGSIVFATLIVVLVFLPLFALGGIEGRLFAPLGVAYVVSILASLLVSLTVTPALCAYLLPKGRLLEHGDGAVVRWLKARARHVLDFSLAHSGAVLVGAAVLVLGAVAVVPFLGRSFLPPFNEGTATVNVLAPPGTSLEESNRFGLLAERLIASVPEVKTVGRRTGRAEQDEHAEGVHYSELDVDFKEGGRPRDVVLADLRERLSVLPGLSVSVGQPISHRLDHLLSGIRAQVAVKLFGQDLDALRGKAEEVRAVMAQVPGVVDLQVEQQTLIPQLQVRLKREEAARLGVQPGAMAEQLEKAFNGVVVGQVLEGQRTFDVLVRYEERARVDAEAFRRALVDTPSGARVPVAAVAEVVESRGPNVIHHDHLQRRVVVMANVAGRDLGSAVEEVRERVAASVVLPTGTFLSYEGQFESQQSATRLIALLSLVSLVGMFLVLYAHFRSARLVAQVMLNIPLALVGSVTAVVLTGQPLSVATLVGFVTLCGIASRNTIMLISHYLHLVEHEGAVFGREMVVRGSLERLVPVLMTALTAGLALVPLALASGAPGKEILHPVATVILGGLISSTLLDLLVTPAVFHRFGRPALERYLARKAAARTEDDLTLPGPRPEGERLAGSY, encoded by the coding sequence GTGCTGGACCACGTCATCCTCTTCTCGCTGCGCCATCGCCTGTTCGTCGTGCTCGCGGCGGTGGCGGTGCTGCTCTATGGCGGCTGGGCCGTCACCCGGCTCCCCGTGGACGTGTTCCCCGACCTCAACCGACCCACCGTCACGGTGATGACCGAGGCGGGAGGGCTGTCCCCCGAGGAGGTGGAGACGCTCGTCACCACGCCCATCGAGACGTCGATGAACGGCGCGCCCGGAGTGCAGCGGGTGCGCTCGTCCTCGGGGGTGGGCCTGTCCATCGTCCACGTGGAGTTCGACTGGGGCACGGACATCTACCTGGACCGACAGCTCGTCTCCGAGCGGCTCCAGGTGGCGCGAGAGCGCCTGCCGCGCGACGTGGCGCCGCACTTGACGCCCGTGTCCTCCATCATGGGGGAAATCCTCCTGCTCGGCGTGCAGAGCGAGGAGGGGCGCACGTCTCCACTGGAGCTGCGCTCACTGGCGGACTGGGTGCTGCGTCAACGCCTGCTCACGATTCCCGGCATCGCCCAGGTGACGGTGCTGGGTGGCGGGGTGAAGCAGTTCCAGGTCCGCGTGACGCCCGAGAAGCTCCTGGCCTTCGGGCTCACCTTCGAGGACGTGGAGCGCGCGGCGGGGCTGTCACAGGGCAACACCACGGGCGGCTTCGTGGACAAGGGCGGGCGAGAGTTCCTGGTCCGCAACCTCGCGCGCAGCGCCTCCGTCGAGGACCTGCGCTCCACGGTGGTCGCGATGCGAGACGGCGTCCCGGTGCGCCTCTCCCAGGTCGCGGAGGTGGACGTGGGGCCGGCGGTGAAGCGCGGCGATGGCGGCATGAATGGTCGCCCCGCGGTCATCCTCGCGGTGCAGAAGCAGCCCGGGGCCAGCACGCTGGCGCTGACGGAGCAGGTGGACCTCGCGGTGAAGGAGCTGCGCTCCACGCTGCCCTCGGACGTGCGCGTGGAGATGCTCTTCCGACAGGCGGACTTCATCCAGGCCGCCATCGGCAACGTGGTGGAGGCGCTGCGGGACGGCGCGCTGCTCGTCGTGGTGGTGCTGTTCCTCTTCCTCGTCAACCTGCGCACCACGGCCATCACCCTCACCGCGATTCCACTCTCCTTCGTCATCACCGCGCTGGTGATGAAGGCGTTCGGCCTGTCCATCAACACCCTCACGCTCGGTGGCCTGGCGGTGGCGGTGGGCGAGTTGGTGGACGACGCCATCGTCGACGTGGAGAACGTCTACCGGCGTCTGCGGGAGAATCGGACGAAGGAGCAGCCGGAGCCCGTGCTCCGGGTCATCTACCTCGCCTCCTCGGAGGTGCGCGGGTCCATCGTCTTCGCCACGCTCATCGTGGTGTTGGTCTTCCTGCCCCTATTCGCGCTCGGTGGCATCGAAGGTCGTCTGTTCGCGCCGCTCGGCGTGGCCTACGTGGTGTCCATCCTCGCCTCGCTGCTCGTGTCCCTCACCGTGACGCCCGCGCTGTGCGCGTACCTGCTCCCCAAGGGCCGCTTGCTGGAGCACGGCGACGGCGCGGTGGTGCGGTGGCTGAAGGCGCGGGCCCGGCATGTGCTCGACTTCTCCCTGGCCCATTCGGGCGCGGTGCTGGTGGGCGCGGCGGTGCTGGTGCTCGGCGCGGTGGCGGTGGTGCCGTTCCTCGGGCGCTCCTTCCTTCCGCCGTTCAACGAGGGCACGGCCACGGTGAACGTGCTGGCGCCCCCGGGCACGTCGCTGGAGGAGTCCAACCGCTTCGGGCTGTTGGCAGAGCGGCTCATCGCCTCCGTCCCCGAGGTGAAGACGGTGGGCCGCCGCACCGGCCGCGCCGAGCAGGACGAGCATGCGGAGGGCGTGCACTACTCGGAGCTGGACGTGGACTTCAAGGAGGGCGGGCGTCCTCGGGACGTGGTGCTCGCGGACCTGCGCGAGCGGCTGTCCGTGCTGCCCGGCCTGTCCGTGTCCGTGGGCCAGCCCATCTCGCACCGACTGGACCACCTGTTGTCCGGCATCCGCGCGCAGGTGGCGGTGAAGCTCTTCGGGCAGGACCTGGATGCGCTGCGAGGCAAGGCGGAGGAGGTGCGCGCCGTCATGGCCCAGGTGCCCGGCGTGGTGGACCTCCAGGTGGAACAGCAGACGCTGATTCCCCAGCTCCAGGTGCGCCTGAAACGCGAGGAGGCGGCGCGGCTGGGCGTCCAGCCGGGCGCGATGGCGGAGCAGTTGGAGAAGGCCTTCAACGGCGTGGTGGTGGGACAGGTGCTGGAGGGCCAGCGCACCTTCGACGTGCTGGTGCGCTACGAGGAGCGCGCGCGAGTGGATGCGGAGGCCTTCCGTCGGGCCCTGGTAGACACCCCGTCCGGCGCGAGGGTGCCCGTGGCCGCGGTGGCCGAGGTGGTGGAGTCGCGCGGCCCCAACGTCATCCACCATGACCACCTCCAGCGGCGCGTGGTGGTCATGGCCAACGTGGCGGGCAGGGACTTGGGCAGCGCGGTGGAGGAGGTCCGCGAGCGCGTGGCCGCCAGCGTGGTGCTGCCGACGGGGACGTTCCTCTCGTATGAAGGACAGTTCGAGAGTCAGCAATCCGCGACGCGGCTCATCGCGCTGCTGTCACTGGTGTCGCTCGTGGGCATGTTCCTGGTGCTGTATGCGCACTTCCGCTCGGCGCGACTGGTGGCGCAGGTGATGCTCAACATCCCGCTCGCGCTGGTGGGCAGCGTGACGGCGGTGGTGCTCACCGGGCAGCCGCTGTCGGTGGCGACGCTCGTGGGCTTCGTCACGCTGTGCGGCATCGCCAGCCGGAACACCATCATGCTCATCTCGCACTACCTTCATCTGGTGGAGCACGAGGGCGCGGTGTTTGGCCGCGAGATGGTGGTGCGCGGCTCGCTCGAGCGGCTGGTGCCCGTGCTGATGACGGCGCTCACCGCGGGGCTGGCCCTGGTGCCGCTGGCGCTCGCCTCGGGGGCTCCGGGCAAGGAGATACTGCACCCGGTGGCCACCGTGATTCTGGGCGGGCTCATCAGCTCCACGCTGCTGGACCTGCTCGTCACGCCGGCCGTGTTCCACCGCTTCGGACGTCCCGCGCTGGAGCGCTACCTGGCGCGCAAGGCGGCGGCGCGGACCGAGGATGACCTGACGCTCCCGGGGCCCCGGCCCGAGGGAGAGCGACTCGCGGGCTCGTACTGA